Within Staphylococcus sp. NRL 16/872, the genomic segment AACATATGAATCAAATGAATTACCCACATGACATTGATGTTATTTTACGTCGTAATGTCGATATTTTACAACAATGGATTGAACAGAAAAAAGGACCGTTTGCGCCTGATTTTATTAAAGTATGGAAAGAAAGATACAAAAAGATTCGCAATTATTAAGCATAATAGATGTAATCAGTACATAATTGTTTTATAGTACTTGAGTAATAATAATTAGAGGTTGAAACTACTTTTTTTATTACAGACGTTACAGTTTGTAAATTAAGTCTTCAACCTCTATTAATTTTCATAAATAAGCGTAAATGGATGGAGGGGAACACGAATGATACGACGCTATTTAGAGTTCGTGAAACCATATAAATATCGTATATTTGCGACGATAATTATTGGTATTATCAAATTCGGCATACCAATGTTAATACCATTATTAATTAAATATGCTATAGATGGAGTTATTAATAACCATGCTCTATCTACTAATGAAAAATTCCAACATTTGGCAGTAGCCATTGGCTTAGCATTATTTATATTTCTAATTGTTAGACCACCTATTGAGTATCTTCGCCAATACTTAGCACAATGGACAAGTAATAAAATTTTATATGATATCAGAAAGCAATTATATAATCACTTGCAAGCATTAAGTGCAAGATTTTATGCGAATAACCAAGTCGGCCAAGTTATTTCACGTGTTATTAATGACGTGGAACAAACTAAAGATTTCATTCTTACCGGTTTAATGAATATTTGGTTAGACTGTGTAACCATTATTATTGCACTTTCTATAATGTTCTTTTTAGATATTAAATTAACATTAGCAGCTATTTTCATCTTCCCATTTTATATACTAACTGTATATTTCTTCTTTGGACGTTTAAGACAATTAACTCGCAAACGTTCACAAGCTCTTGCAGAAGTACAAGGCTTTTTACATGAACGTGTACAAGGAATGTCAGTTATAAAAAGCTTTGCTATTGAAGACAACGAAGCGAAGAATTTTGATCACAGAAACAAAAATTTCTTAAGTAAAGCCTTTCAACATACATCATGGAACGCGTATTCATTTGCAGCTATCAATACGGTAACAGACTTAGGACCAATTATTGTTATTGGCGTAGGTGCTTACCTAGCTATTAATGGCTCAATCACTGTGGGTACATTAGCTGCTTTCGTCGGATATTTGGAACAATTATTTGGGCCATTAAGAAGATTAGTTGCTTCATTTACAACGTTGACACAAAGTTTTGCTTCAATGGACAGGGTATTCCAATTAATGGATGAAGATTATGACATCAAAAATGGTATCGGTGCTCAACCTATTGAAATTAAACAGGGACATATTGAATTAAAAGATGTAAGTTTTAAATATAATGACAATGAATCACTCATTTTAAAAAATATTAACTTAAATATTGAACGTGGAGATACCGTAGCTTTCGTAGGAATGAGTGGTGGCGGTAAATCAACATTAATCAATCTTATTCCACGTTTCTACGATGTGACTCAGGGTGAAATCCTTATAGATAATCACAATATTAAAGACTTTTTAACTGGTAGCTTAAGAAATCAAATTGGTTTAGTACAGCAAGATAATATTTTATTCTCAGATACAGTAAGAGAAAATATATTATTAGGACGACCAGATGCTACAGAAGATGAAGTTATTGAAGCGGCTAAGATGGCAAACGCCCATGACTTCATTATGAATCTTCCTCAAGGTTACGATACTGAAGTAGGGGAACGAGGCGTTAAACTTTCAGGTGGTCAAAAACAACGTCTTTCTATTGCACGAATATTCTTAAATAATCCGCCTATTTTAATTCTAGACGAAGCAACAAGTGCACTCGATTTAGAGAGTGAAGCAATTATTCAAGAAGCTTTAGATGTATTAAGTAAAGATAGAACAACTTTAATCGTGGCACATAGACTTTCAACAATTACTCATGCTGATAAAATTATTGTTATGCAAAATGGACAAATAGTTGAAACAGGCACACATGATGAACTTATCGCTAAAAAAGGCGCGTATGAACATCTATATAGCATTCAAAACTTATAATAAAAAAATCCGCTTATTAAGTATAATCACTTAGTAAGCGGATTTTTATATATCAGTAGAAAATCATAAATCAAAATCTTCATCAGCAATATCAATATCAGTATCGTTACGATGATAAGTGAAGAAACTTAATCGTAATCTATCAAGATGTTCTAAGAAATAACGATATTCTTCTATTGCAGAAATAATTTGCATAACATTTGAATATGAATAATTAGTTTGGTAAGGATTTTGAATTAATTGTTGTTGAAAAGCATCCATTAAATCTTTCTTCTGAGGATTCATAATTTGATTATCAAAGTGTTCGACATTATATTTTGCTTTCTTAGATAAACTTTTTAAAATTTGTTCATGATAAGCAGTTAAAGAATCCAATTCTAACTTAATTTGGAAAATTAAATTGTGATTCAAATGATGCAAATCATTTTGATAACGTGCCATTCGATTTAATACTTCGTATGCCTGTCTTGTAGTACCAACAACTTCTTTAAATAAGATTTTCTTTCTGTTTTGTTGAAAAGCAGTTTTGCGCGTCAATGCTTTCTCTTCTTCGTAATAATTGAATATTTGTTCTAATTTTGTAATGCGCGATGCTATTTGTTCACCATCTTCTTTAATCTGATGATAGTCAGAGGCGTCATTTAACACGAGTTTAAACCAAATAAATATGTCTGAAGCAATATTCACGGAATTATAATATATTTTGGTTTCAAATTTAGGAGGTAAGAATATCAAGTTAACAATTGAAGCACTAAGTACACCAATCATTACGAGTATGAATCTAAATGTGGCAGCTACATAAAACGAGCCAGTGTGTTGTCCCATAATAATGAGCGCGGTTACACCTGCTAAAGTAGCAACATGTGCTAAATTAATTTTGTATAAAATAGCAATTAATAAAATAACTGTCACACCCATAATAACAATGTTCTTACCAAATATTGTGACCATTATTACTGCAAGGATTGCGCCAATGACATTACCTGTAGCCTGTTCTGAAATTGTTTTAATTGAACGGTAGATATTAGGTTGCATAGCAACGATCGCACTAATACCAGCTACAGATTTTAAACCAACATTATCAGGTAAAAAAGAAGCTATGAACAGAGCAAGGATAATTGCGATTCCAGTTTTTAATATACGAGCTCCTAGCCTCAACTATAACGCTCCTTTAAAAGAAATAATTTTAACTTAGTATACAACCGAACCTTTATTCTATACAAGTTTTTATCCTAAATAAATTAAAATAACCTATTAAATTGTTATTATAATGTGAAAACAACAATTTAATAGGTTTAATTTTTTGAATTCTCAAGTTTTATTTCATTTGACTAAATGCGTAATCAGCCGCTTCTAATGTCTTATCAATATCTTCTTCAGTATGCTCTGTAGTTAAGA encodes:
- a CDS encoding ABC transporter ATP-binding protein — protein: MIRRYLEFVKPYKYRIFATIIIGIIKFGIPMLIPLLIKYAIDGVINNHALSTNEKFQHLAVAIGLALFIFLIVRPPIEYLRQYLAQWTSNKILYDIRKQLYNHLQALSARFYANNQVGQVISRVINDVEQTKDFILTGLMNIWLDCVTIIIALSIMFFLDIKLTLAAIFIFPFYILTVYFFFGRLRQLTRKRSQALAEVQGFLHERVQGMSVIKSFAIEDNEAKNFDHRNKNFLSKAFQHTSWNAYSFAAINTVTDLGPIIVIGVGAYLAINGSITVGTLAAFVGYLEQLFGPLRRLVASFTTLTQSFASMDRVFQLMDEDYDIKNGIGAQPIEIKQGHIELKDVSFKYNDNESLILKNINLNIERGDTVAFVGMSGGGKSTLINLIPRFYDVTQGEILIDNHNIKDFLTGSLRNQIGLVQQDNILFSDTVRENILLGRPDATEDEVIEAAKMANAHDFIMNLPQGYDTEVGERGVKLSGGQKQRLSIARIFLNNPPILILDEATSALDLESEAIIQEALDVLSKDRTTLIVAHRLSTITHADKIIVMQNGQIVETGTHDELIAKKGAYEHLYSIQNL
- a CDS encoding aromatic acid exporter family protein, whose protein sequence is MRLGARILKTGIAIILALFIASFLPDNVGLKSVAGISAIVAMQPNIYRSIKTISEQATGNVIGAILAVIMVTIFGKNIVIMGVTVILLIAILYKINLAHVATLAGVTALIIMGQHTGSFYVAATFRFILVMIGVLSASIVNLIFLPPKFETKIYYNSVNIASDIFIWFKLVLNDASDYHQIKEDGEQIASRITKLEQIFNYYEEEKALTRKTAFQQNRKKILFKEVVGTTRQAYEVLNRMARYQNDLHHLNHNLIFQIKLELDSLTAYHEQILKSLSKKAKYNVEHFDNQIMNPQKKDLMDAFQQQLIQNPYQTNYSYSNVMQIISAIEEYRYFLEHLDRLRLSFFTYHRNDTDIDIADEDFDL